A region of Paenibacillus sp. JNUCC-31 DNA encodes the following proteins:
- a CDS encoding adenine phosphoribosyltransferase, whose translation MDFKDYIRVIPDFPQPGISFKDITTLLKDGEMYRKAINELKVMVSDLKIDVIAGPEARGFVVGAPLAYALGVGFAPIRKSGKLPGETIEVGYDLEYGKDTLAMHTDAIEKGQNVLIADDLLATGGTIATSINLIEQLGGKIVGAAFLIELSDLNGRAKLPGIDVFTLMNY comes from the coding sequence TTGGATTTTAAAGATTATATTCGTGTCATTCCTGACTTTCCACAACCGGGAATCAGCTTCAAAGACATTACGACATTGTTGAAGGATGGAGAAATGTACCGCAAGGCGATCAATGAGCTGAAAGTAATGGTTTCGGATCTCAAAATTGACGTTATTGCCGGACCTGAAGCACGTGGATTCGTTGTGGGCGCTCCTCTGGCGTACGCTCTTGGTGTCGGTTTTGCACCGATCCGCAAAAGCGGAAAATTGCCTGGAGAGACGATCGAAGTCGGTTATGATCTTGAATATGGCAAAGATACGCTTGCTATGCATACAGATGCGATTGAAAAAGGACAAAATGTTCTGATTGCAGATGATCTGCTGGCAACAGGCGGAACCATTGCTACCTCCATTAACCTGATTGAACAATTGGGTGGAAAAATTGTAGGTGCAGCATTCCTGATTGAGTTGTCTGATTTGAATGGACGTGCGAAATTGCCTGGAATTGATGTATTTACATTGATGAACTACTAG